From the genome of Holophagales bacterium:
TCCACGTGGTTCTTCAGCTCGCGGACGTTTCCCGGCCAGGGGCGCGCGGCGAGCGCCATGAGCGCGTCGTCGGTGAAGCGCTTCGGCCGGTAGTTGTTCGTCCGCGCGAAGAGCTCGGCGAAGTGGAGGACGAGGGCCGGGACGTCCTCGGGGTGCTCGCCGAGGGCGGGGGTCTTCAGCGGGATGACGTTCAGCCGGTAGAACAGGTCCTCGCGGAACTTCCCCTGCCGGATCATCTCCGTCAGGTCGCGGTTCGTCGCGGCGATGACGCGCACCTTGACGCGGACGACCCGCGGGCTCCCGACCGGCTCGACCTCGCCCTCCTGCAGGACCCGGAGGACCTTCGCCTGCGCCGAGAGGGACATGTCGCCGATCTCGTCGAGGAAGATCGACCCGCCGTCGGCCTCGACGAACTTCCCCACCTGCTTGCGCTCTGCCCCGGTGAACGACCCCTTCTCGTGCCCGAAGAGCTCGGACTCGATGAGCGTCTCGGGAATCGCCGCGCAGTTCACCTGGATGAACGGCCCGTTCCTCACCGCCGATCCCTCGTGGATCGACCGGGCGACGAGCTCCTTGCCCGTCCCGCTCGGACCGACGATGAGGATCGTCGCGGGAGTCGGCGCGGCGCGGGCCACGTCGGAGAGGAGCTTCTTCACGGCGGGAGCGTCGCCGACGAGGCGCGTCAGGCCGAGGCGGCTGCGCAGCTCGAGGTTCTCGCGGGTGAGGCGGGAGGCATCGAGGACCCGGCGCAGGGCGTTGAGGACGTGCTCGGTGGCGAGCGGTTTCTCGAGGAAGTCGTTCGCGCCGGCCCGGATCGCCTCCATCGCCGTCCGCACGTCGCCGTGCCCCGAGATCATCACGACGGGCGTCGTGAGGCCGCGCTTGCGGATCTGCGCGAGCGTCTCGAGGCCGTCCTGGCCCGGCATCTTGATGTCGAGGAGGAGGGCGTCGTGATCGGGCGCCTCGGCCACCGCGTTCGGCCCCGCGGAGACGGCCGTCACGTCGTAGCCCTCGTCGAGCAGTATTTCCCGGAGCGACTCGCGGATGTCGCCCTCGTCGTCGCAGATGAGAATCCTCTGGGCCATCGCCGCGGAGGATACGACGGCGTCAGGGAGTTTTCGTGACGGGCGGCGTCCCTGGCCGGCCGAGCTTCTCGAACGGCACGTCGAGGAGCGGGTAGTCGCGCCAGTCCTTGAAGTCGAAGTGCCACCACTCCCACGGGTAGACGAAGAACCCCTCGCGTTCCATCGCGCCCCGGAGGAGGTCCCGCCGGTCGACCTGCTCCTTCGTTCCCCCCTCCCACGTCGCGTACGAGCGCGGGCTCATCTCGTCGTACCCGGCTCCCATGTCGGCGGCCTTGCCCGTGTCGAGGTGGTAGAGCGTGAGGTCGACCGAGCAGCCCCGGTTGTGGCGCGAGCCGCGCGCGGGGTTGGCGACGAAGAGCTTCTTGTCTTCGGGCGTCGCGTCCCAGAACGCCTTCGTCACCGCCCAGGGCCGGTAGCCGTCGAAGACCATCAGGCCGTAGCCCTTCCCGGCCAGGCTCCGGTGGACCCTCGCGACCGCCTCGGCGGCAGGACGCTGCAGGAACGCCCGGGCCTCCCCGTAAACCGGCCGCCCGAGGAAGTTGTCGCTCCGCGCGTAGCGGACGTCGAGCCGGACCCCGGGCTCGAGGGCCGTCAGCTCGACGAGGTCGGAGGCTCGAAAAGGCCCCGCCTCCACCGGAGGACCGGTCTGCGCGAGAACGGGAGCCGCGACGGCGAGCAGGAGCGCGGAAAGGAGGCGTCTCATCCTGCCGTCGATCCTAGCCCCGGATCGGGGTCACCGAGGACCGGGATCAGGTCTCGATTCTCCACTCCGGCCAGGTGTCGTCAGCCCTGCCCGAGCCTCTTCAGGACGAGGACCGTGAAGTCGTCGGCGTACTCGGCGGAGCCGCAGAACTCCGCCGTCGCCCTCACGACCTCCTCGATCAGCCTCCCGCTCGGCAGGTGACGCGACGCGCAGACGACCTCGGCGAGACGGTCGACGCCGAACTCGTTCCCTCCCGGCGCTTCCGCTTCCACGACCCCGTCCGTGAAGAGAACCAGCAGGTCGCCCGGCTCCACCGTGACCTCGCCGGCGAGGTACCGGGCTCCCGCGAGAAGGCCGAGGGGTGGCCCGCCGGTCGTCAGCTTCGAATAGCGTCCGTCCGCGCGGACGAGGAGCGGCGACGTGTGCCCGCAGTTGGCGTAGTCGAGAAGGCCGCTGGCCGCGTCGAGGACGCCGTAGACCGCCGTGACGTACTCCGTCGGCCCGACCCTCTCCCGCAGGAGGCGGTTTGCGGCGGCCGCCGTCCTCACCGGCTCGGGCTCCCCCTCTACCTGGGTCCGCAGGATGGCCCGGAACGTCGTGAGGGTCATCGCCGCGAGGCTCCCCTTCCCGGAGACGTCCGCGACGACGAGCCCCAGCTTCCCGTCGGCGAGCGGGATGTGGTCGTAGTAGTCGCCGCCGATCTCGTAGCGCGGCCGGGAGAAGCCCGCGGCGTCCCAGCCGGTGATGCCGGGCCAGGCCGCGGCGCCCGAAAGCTCGCGGGTCTCGAGCGCGAGCCTGAGCTGCTCTTCGAGCCGCTCCTTCTGGACGAAGAGCCGGTAGAGGATCGCCTTCTCGACGGCGATGGCGGCCGCGTCCGCGAAGAGGCGCAGCGTTTCCGCGTCCTCGTCGCCGTAGGCACCGGTCTCGTCGCTCTCGAGGTTCATCGCGCCGACGAGCCTTCCCCCCGCGTAGACCGGCACCGCCAGCTCCGACCGCGTCGCGGGGCGCCCCATCACGTACCTCGGGTCGAGGCGGACGTCGGGCGCCACGGCGGCCTCGCCCGTCTGGAGGGCGTGCCCGACGAGCCCCTGGCCCAGCGCGAGAAGCCGGTCGATGTCCGGAAGCGGCCCGTCGAAACCCCGCCGGACCGTCGCCGCGATCGTCCTCCACGAGAGTCCGTAGCCCGGAAAGACCTCCTCGCGGTTCAGGACGAAGATCCCGGCGGCGTCGTATCCGACGGCGGAGCGGAGCGTGTCCAGGAGCCGGCCGAGCACGTCGTCGAGATTGAGGGTCCCGTCGAGCTCGTGCGCAATCCGCACGAGGAGCCGGTTTCGCGCCTCCCCCGTCATCCCCCGCCCGGATCGGACCCCGCCGCTGGCCGCCGAGTCCACCGAAGGAGGCTATCACGGCAGGGGTCAGGTCTTGATTCTCGGTTCCTGAGATCCCGCGGGGCCCGGCGTCGTCGTAATCTCACGGTCCAGAGACACCATGCTCGCGCTCACACTCGCCCTCCTCCTCCCACACGCTGCGGCTCCGGCGACGGCTCCCCCCCCGACTCCCGTCCCCACGGCACGCCCGGCACCCGCACTCGGCCGGTCCACCGAGCCGGCCAGGGAGAAGACGCTGGCCGAGCACGCCGCGGAGATGAAGGCGAAGGGGACGCCGGCGAAGCAGGTCTCGTTCGACGACGTTCAGACCGTCGACCCGGCCGAAGCTGCGGAGCCGCCCGCCTCGCGCGGAGCCAGCACCTCGGGCGCGGCCTCCTCGAAGAAAGGTGGCAGAGCCGGGGACGGCGACGCTACGGCCGCCCAGGCCCAGCGCCGCATGGACCGCGCCGTCTCGAAGGGCCTCGCCGTACCCGAACGCACGACCAGCTCCCGTCGGGACAACGCACGCCGCGAGTGGGACGACGCCGCCGAGGCCTGCCGCAAGACGCCCGGCTGCGTCCCGCAGCACCGCGACGACGTCCGCTACGGCGAGAACAAGCCCCTGAAGACGGACCGCGAGCTGATCGACGACATCCGCAAGCGCGGCTTCTCCGAGCCGCACCCGCTCCCGAAATAGCCACGGGGTCAGGTCTTGATTTTCTATTCTACGAACGACGACCCTCTACGTTCCGGAACGCTCGATGCCGCGCCTCGACGGAAGACGAATGGCGGAAGCGTGTGGGAGTCGAACCCACCCGCCGCCCCTCGCGGAGCGTGCACGCTGGTTTTGAAGACCAGGGAGGCCACCGGACCCCTTGCGCTTCCGCGCCGGATTCTACGCGGAGAGGGGACGGCCGGCCGGTGACGCGCGTCCTGTTCGTCGAGGGGAAGGACGAAGCCGCGCTCCGGGCGTTCGCTCGGAGGCTCACGCTCCCCTGGCGACTCCTCGCCCGTCCCGAGCAGGGCCTGTTCCTCCTCGAGACGACCGATCCAGGCCGGGAGAACGAGCGCGCTGCGGCCGAGCTGGCGAACGCCCACGCCTGGACCTTCGACATCCTCGACGAGGAGTCCGGCGGCTAGACTCCGCTTCATGGCCGCAAACATTCCGCGCCGCGTCGTCGTCGGGGTCTCGGGCGCTTCGGGGATTCCCTACGCAAAGGACGTCCTCGAGACCCTCCGCCGCACGCCGGACGTCGAGGTCCACCTCGTCGCGACCGAGGGGGCACGGCGGGTGGCCGCGGACGAGCTCGGGATTCCGTTCGACGAGCTCGCCTCCCTCGCCGACGTCGTCCACCCGAACAAGGACATCGGCGCGGCGATCGCGTCCGGCTCCTTCCGCACGACGGGAATGGTCGTCGTCCCGTGCAGCGCGACGACCCTCTCGAAGGTGGCCTACGGCGTCTGCGACAACCTCCTGACCCGCGCGGCCTACGTCCACCTGAAGGAGCGGCGACCTCTCGTCCTCGTTCCGCGCGAGGCACCGCTGCCCCTCCCGACGCTCGAGGCGATGGTGAAGGCCGCCCAGGCCGGGGCGACGATCCTGCCCGCGTGCCCCGGCTTCTACACCCGGCCGAAGACGATCGACGACCTCCTCGGCTTCGTCACCCAGCGGATCCTCGATCTCCTCGGGATCGAAGCCGCCCGCGCCCCCCGCTGGAAAGAGGGCTGACCGGGCGGGATGGCGGCGCCCTCCGGCCACACCCTCCACGTCGGCGACTTCGCCGCGCTCGAGGTGCGGTTTCTCGACGAGATCAGATCCCTCAAGGCGGCCGACCCGCTTCGCCCCGTCGACGTCCTCGTCGGCTCCAATCTCCTGGGCGTCTACCTGAGGCGCCGAGCGGCTGAGGCGTTCGGCGGCATCGCCAACCTCCGCTTCCTCACGTTCCTCGACCTCGCCCGCGAGCGGCTCCGGGATCCCGACCCGCGGCCGCAGCTGCCGGCCCTCGGCGAAGCGCTCCTCACGCGCCGGGCGCTCCTCGACACGCCCGAAGGAGACGTCTTCGACGTCCTGCGCGAGCGCCCCTCGACCGCAGCCCTGCTCGCGCGGACGGCCGCCGACCTGCGCGGCGCCGGAATCGCCGCATCGGTCCTCAGGGACCTCGCCCCGAAGATCGCGCGCACCGGCGACCGTGCCGCATTCCTCGGAAAGGTCGCTCTGGTCCTCTGCCGCCTCGAGAGCCTCCGCAGCGCCTTCGCCGACGCAGACTCCGCGCTCGAGCGAGGTGCGCTCGAACGCGGACCGATCAATTCCGACCCCCTGCTCGTCTACGGCCTTTACGACCTGGGAGGCGTTCGCGAGGCGCTGCTGTCCGTCATCGCCAGGGAGCGGCCCGTCCTCGCTTTCGTTCCTTCGGACGGGGCCCCTGAAGAGGAGGGCGACGGCATCCCGCCGGTCCGGGCGGCCCTCTTCTCGGGGCTCCTGGGCGCAACCGCCCTGGACGCGGGCCCGACACCCGCGTCCTTCGAGACGGATGTCGTCGTCGCGCCGTCCGATCTCTCCGAGGCGCGCGAGGTCGTTCGCGAGATCCTGAGGGCCGTCGACGACGGCGTCCCGCTCTACCGGATTGCCGTCCTCGTCCGCGACCCGGTGCGGCAGGAACCCGCGATCGTGGCCGAGCTCACGCAGAGGAGGATCCCGTTCTTCCGGCCCGCCGGGATCGGCTTCTCCCGAACCCCGATGGGGCGCGCCGCCCTCGGCCTTCTCGAGCTTCAGGCAGGCGGCGTCGCATCCGAGCCCCTCCTCGCGCTCGTCGACGTCCTCGAGGCGCTCGGCCTTGCGGCTGCGGGCTCCCGCGCACGCGTCGCCCGTGCCCTCGTCGAGCTGCGCGCCCGCGGGGGCTGGGTTGACCTTCGGAAACGTCTTGGCGCTCGGCTCGCACGCCTCGCGCCGGAAGAGCCCGCCGAGGCCGAGGGGCGCCTCTCGCGGCGGGAAGCCCGTCTGCGGCTCGACCTCGCCGCCCTCGGCGCGGTGATCGACCTGCTCGATCCCGTCCTGCCCGACGCAACCCCGGCCTCGTGGGCCGCGTGGGGGCAGAGGCTGGCCGCGTCCTTCCAGACCCTTCTCGGAGGACTGCCCTCCATAGAGGAGCTGGCGAGTGCCGCCGCGCATCTCGAGAATCTCGAGAGGGTCGAGCCGGGCGCACTCGTCGCCGCGTCCGAGGTCCTTCCTCTTCTCGGACGAGCTCTCGAAGAGACTCCCGTCCGGCAGGGCCGGTTCGAGCGCGACGGTCTCGCCCTCCTCGCCCCCGTCTCCGCCCGCGGTCTCGCCTTCGACGTCGTCCTCGTCCCCGGGCTCGTCGAGCAGTCGTTCCCCCGCGTCGGACGGCCCGATCCGCTCCTCTTCGACGCGGAGCGTGCCGAGCTGTCGCGCCTCACGAGGCGGCCGCTCGCTCCGCGCACGGGCCCGCGCCACGCCAGGGAGGAGCGCTTTCTCTTCCACCTCGCCACGGGTGCCGCGCGACGCCGGCTCGTCCTCCTCGCCGCACGGCGCGAAGCCGCCACGGACCGGCCGCGCCTCCTCTCACCGTTCCTCGTCGACCTTCTCGAGGAGCGCGCCGGGCACCCCGTCTCCGAGCCGGATCTCGCCGACCCCGCCCTCGCGGACCGCCTCTCGGTGCGGTGGATCCGCCTGGGACGGCCGGCCACGGCCGAACCTCCGGTCGACAGCGAAGAGGCGCTCCGCCGCGCACTGGCGTTCTCTCCGCGGCTCGCCGCCGCCCTCCCCCCTGGCCTCGAGCCGCTCGAGCGGGCGCTCCGTCGGGGACGGGCCCGCGCCGAGCGCCGCTTCACGGAATACGAGGGGCGGCTCTCCCGCGCGCCGCGTCGGCTCCTCTTCGACGATCGCCCTCTCTCACCGAGCCGCCTCGAGCGGCTCGCCTCCTGCGCCTACCGGGCCTTCCTGATGGACGCCCTCGGCCTCTCCGCGCCCCAGGAGCCTCCCGACGAGCTCGTCCTGGACGGCCGGACCGTGGGCGAGCGCGCCCACGCGGCGCTGGAAACCCTGGCCACCGACGCGATGCGCACCGGCTCGTCCCTGGCGGACGTCCTGTCGTCGCGCGCGGACGACGAAGCAGGGCGGCAGATGAGACGCTTCTTCGCCGACTGGGAGTTGGACCTCCCGCCCGTCCTCGTGGAAGTGGCGACGGCACGGCTCGCCGGCCTCCTGCGCGCCGTCGCCGAGCTCGAAGGCCGAAGGAAGGACCCGCTCCCGCTCGCCGGGACCGAGGTCCGCTTCGGCCCTTCCGCGGTTGTCGAAGCCTCTGAGGGGGACGACCTCACCCCTGTCTCCCTCACCGGCCGAATCGACCGGCTCGACCGGGACGGCGCCGTGGCACGCGTCGTCGACTACAAGTTCAGCCGCCCGTCGCCCTTCGGAACGACGAACCGGAAGCGCTACCGGATCGCGGGAGGAGAGAAGGTCCAGCTCGCCGCGTACGCCCTGGCCGCACGGGCTCTGGGCGCTTCCTCCATCTCGTCCGAGTACCTCTTCGTCTACCCAGAGAAGGCCGGCGGCGAGCCCACGGCCGTCTCCGTCGCCTTCGACGCCGCCGCCACCGATGAGGCGGTCGGGTCCCTCGGCCGCGCGGTCGCCCTCCTCGACGCCACGATCCGGGCCGGGGACCTCCTTCCGCGCACCGCGTCGCTCTCGGCAGGCGACAGCCTCTGTTCCCAGTGCGACGTCGCGGCCGTCTGCGGCCCCGGTCACCGGCGGGTCTACGACTCCAAGCGCGCGGGCGAGTCCGCGTCCGACCCCGGCGCGCCCCTCCTCGCGCTCGAGGCGATCCCGTGACGCCGCTCGCGGACGCTGCCGCGCGGGCGACCGCCGTCACCGACGTCGAGCGGTCGCTCCTCGTCGAGGCCTCCGCGGGGACCGGCAAGACGAAGACCCTCATCGACCGGATCCTCCAGCTCGTCCTCGACGCCGGGGAGCCGCTCTCCTCGATCGCCGCGATGACCTTCACGGAGAAGGCCGCCGGCGAGATGAAGGAGCGGCTGAGGAAACGCATCGACGAGGAAGCGCAGGATGCGCGGGACCCGGTCCGCCGGGACCGCGCCGAGCGCGCGCGCCGAGACCTCGACAGTGCCGAGGTCTCCACGATCCACTCCTTCTGCTCGCGCCTCCTCCGCGAGAGGCCTGTCGAGTCGCGCGTCGACCCGGAGTTCGTCACTCCCGAGGACGGGGTCGCGCGGGAGCTCTTCGAGGAGGTCTTCTCGGCCTGGATCGACGAGGAGGCCCGCGCGAACGGCCCGGTCACCGAGGCCCTCCGCCTCGGCCTCGGCCCCGGGGCGCTCGGCGAGCTCGCCACGACGCTTCACGAGGAGAGGACGCTCGTCCTCTCCTGCCGGATCCCCGACGACCCTGTCCCGTACGTTCAGGTGGAGATCGAGAGCCTCGTTCGCGACGGCGATCGCCTCGTCGAAGAAGTCCCTTCCGACTTTCGCGATGACCCGAAGGTCCTCCTCCTCCGGTCGGCCCTGGACGAGGTCCGGTCGCTCCTCTCTCTCGGCCTCGAGGAGCTCGCGGCCTTCCGGCCCGTCACGACGATCGACTTCCGGCCCGGGAAGAAGGCGTTCTTCACGGGAGACTTCAAGACGGCCGCGAACGCGTTCCGCGACGAGTGGAAAGCCCTCTCGGCCCGCCTCGCATTCCTCCCAGCCGAGAGGCTTCTCGCGGCCGTCGCCGTCTCCGTGAGGGACGGCTTCCTGCCGCGCCTGGCGGCCGAGAAGGAGAGACGCGGCCTCCTCGACTTCGACGACCTGCTCCTGGCGGCGCGCAAGCTCCTCCGCGACTCCCGCGCGGCGCGCGAGCACTTCCAGGAGCGCTTTCCCCATCTCGTCGTCGACGAGTTCCAGGACACCGACCCCGTCCAGGCCGAGATCGTCCTGCGCCTCGCGGCGCCGCCGGGCGAGCAGGACCCCGAGAAATGGGACGACCTCGAGCCGGCACCGGGGGCACTCTTCCTCGTCGGCGACCCGAAACAGTCCATCTACCGGTTCCGACGGGCCGACGTCGAGACCTACCGCCGCGTCGCGGACGGGCTCGGCGCGAGCGCCCGCCTCTCCCTCGTGACGAACTTCCGTTCCGCACCTCGCATCCTCGACTTCGTGAACGGCATCTTCGACACGGTATTCGAGGGCGCCCAGGACGAGCCCTGGGAGGTCGCGAACGCGCCGCTCGTGCCGCGCCCCGAACCGGTCGACGACGCTCGGCCCGGGCAGGTCCTCTACCTCGCGACACCCGAGCTCCCGGCGAAGAGCGACGAGGAGGCGCCCGGGGCCGCCGGAAACGACGGCGACGAGGACGACTCCGCGGACGCGAAGGCCACGATCCAGGAGGCCCGGGCCGTGGCGAATCTCCTCCTCTCGCGCTTCTCTGCCGGGGGCTACCGGGGCGCGGCGGTCCTCCTCGGCTCCAACGACGCGATCGACCTCTTCCAGGACGTCTTCCGCGATGCGGGAATCCCGGCCGTACTCGACGGCGGCGTCAGCTTCTACAGGCGCGAGGAGACGGCCGCCGTCGTCGCCGCGCTCCGGGCCGTCGACGATCCGTCGGACTCCGTCGCCACCGTCGCGGCCCTCAAGTCCTTCCTCTTCGGCCTGACCGACGTCGAGCTCCTCGACGCTTCCGAGGCCGGCACGCGCTTCGACGAACCGGCAACGGCTCCGGCCGAAGGGCCCGTCGCCGCGGCGCTCGCGTGCCTCGGCTCGCTCCGTGCGCGCCGGCTCCACCGCCCCCTCGCCGAGACGCTCCTCGACCTGCTCACGACGCGCCGGGTCCTCGCCGCCGTCGAGAACGGAGCCGTCGTCAACGGCCTCCAGGCCTCGGCGAACCTCGACCGGCTCCTCGTCCTCGCCCGCGCCCTCGACGCCGAAGGGCTCCCCTTCCGGGAGGCCGTCGCGCGCCTCGGCCTTCGCCTCGAGGAGAAGGTCCCCGAGCCGCGGGCCTTCGAGGAGGACGACGACGCGGTGCGGCTCCTGACCCTCCACAAGGCCAAGGGGCTCGAGTTCGACACCGTCGTCGTCGCGGGACTCGGATTCCGGGACCGTGAGAAGGTCGCGTCCCGCCGAAGCCTCTTCTACGACCGGGCGGGAGGCACCCTCGCGCTCCGCCTCCCGGTTGCCGGACTTGTCGTCGGAACGCCCGGGCTGCGTTTCGTCGCGGCCGCGGACGAGCTGAGGCTGAGGGCGGAAGAGAAGCGGCTCCTCTACGTCGCACTCACCCGCGCGAAGAAGAACCTCGTGCTCTCCTGGTTTCGCCGGCGGCGGACGCTCAAGAGCGGCGACGTCTCGGACCCGATCGGCAAGAGCCTCCTCCGGCCGATCGCGTTCGCGGAGGGCCTTCCCGCCCGACTCGCG
Proteins encoded in this window:
- a CDS encoding M15 family metallopeptidase — encoded protein: MRRLLSALLLAVAAPVLAQTGPPVEAGPFRASDLVELTALEPGVRLDVRYARSDNFLGRPVYGEARAFLQRPAAEAVARVHRSLAGKGYGLMVFDGYRPWAVTKAFWDATPEDKKLFVANPARGSRHNRGCSVDLTLYHLDTGKAADMGAGYDEMSPRSYATWEGGTKEQVDRRDLLRGAMEREGFFVYPWEWWHFDFKDWRDYPLLDVPFEKLGRPGTPPVTKTP
- a CDS encoding PD-(D/E)XK nuclease family protein, translated to MAAPSGHTLHVGDFAALEVRFLDEIRSLKAADPLRPVDVLVGSNLLGVYLRRRAAEAFGGIANLRFLTFLDLARERLRDPDPRPQLPALGEALLTRRALLDTPEGDVFDVLRERPSTAALLARTAADLRGAGIAASVLRDLAPKIARTGDRAAFLGKVALVLCRLESLRSAFADADSALERGALERGPINSDPLLVYGLYDLGGVREALLSVIARERPVLAFVPSDGAPEEEGDGIPPVRAALFSGLLGATALDAGPTPASFETDVVVAPSDLSEAREVVREILRAVDDGVPLYRIAVLVRDPVRQEPAIVAELTQRRIPFFRPAGIGFSRTPMGRAALGLLELQAGGVASEPLLALVDVLEALGLAAAGSRARVARALVELRARGGWVDLRKRLGARLARLAPEEPAEAEGRLSRREARLRLDLAALGAVIDLLDPVLPDATPASWAAWGQRLAASFQTLLGGLPSIEELASAAAHLENLERVEPGALVAASEVLPLLGRALEETPVRQGRFERDGLALLAPVSARGLAFDVVLVPGLVEQSFPRVGRPDPLLFDAERAELSRLTRRPLAPRTGPRHAREERFLFHLATGAARRRLVLLAARREAATDRPRLLSPFLVDLLEERAGHPVSEPDLADPALADRLSVRWIRLGRPATAEPPVDSEEALRRALAFSPRLAAALPPGLEPLERALRRGRARAERRFTEYEGRLSRAPRRLLFDDRPLSPSRLERLASCAYRAFLMDALGLSAPQEPPDELVLDGRTVGERAHAALETLATDAMRTGSSLADVLSSRADDEAGRQMRRFFADWELDLPPVLVEVATARLAGLLRAVAELEGRRKDPLPLAGTEVRFGPSAVVEASEGDDLTPVSLTGRIDRLDRDGAVARVVDYKFSRPSPFGTTNRKRYRIAGGEKVQLAAYALAARALGASSISSEYLFVYPEKAGGEPTAVSVAFDAAATDEAVGSLGRAVALLDATIRAGDLLPRTASLSAGDSLCSQCDVAAVCGPGHRRVYDSKRAGESASDPGAPLLALEAIP
- a CDS encoding UvrD-helicase domain-containing protein; the encoded protein is MTPLADAAARATAVTDVERSLLVEASAGTGKTKTLIDRILQLVLDAGEPLSSIAAMTFTEKAAGEMKERLRKRIDEEAQDARDPVRRDRAERARRDLDSAEVSTIHSFCSRLLRERPVESRVDPEFVTPEDGVARELFEEVFSAWIDEEARANGPVTEALRLGLGPGALGELATTLHEERTLVLSCRIPDDPVPYVQVEIESLVRDGDRLVEEVPSDFRDDPKVLLLRSALDEVRSLLSLGLEELAAFRPVTTIDFRPGKKAFFTGDFKTAANAFRDEWKALSARLAFLPAERLLAAVAVSVRDGFLPRLAAEKERRGLLDFDDLLLAARKLLRDSRAAREHFQERFPHLVVDEFQDTDPVQAEIVLRLAAPPGEQDPEKWDDLEPAPGALFLVGDPKQSIYRFRRADVETYRRVADGLGASARLSLVTNFRSAPRILDFVNGIFDTVFEGAQDEPWEVANAPLVPRPEPVDDARPGQVLYLATPELPAKSDEEAPGAAGNDGDEDDSADAKATIQEARAVANLLLSRFSAGGYRGAAVLLGSNDAIDLFQDVFRDAGIPAVLDGGVSFYRREETAAVVAALRAVDDPSDSVATVAALKSFLFGLTDVELLDASEAGTRFDEPATAPAEGPVAAALACLGSLRARRLHRPLAETLLDLLTTRRVLAAVENGAVVNGLQASANLDRLLVLARALDAEGLPFREAVARLGLRLEEKVPEPRAFEEDDDAVRLLTLHKAKGLEFDTVVVAGLGFRDREKVASRRSLFYDRAGGTLALRLPVAGLVVGTPGLRFVAAADELRLRAEEKRLLYVALTRAKKNLVLSWFRRRRTLKSGDVSDPIGKSLLRPIAFAEGLPARLAPLVEVVSPDVSIPPAPAVTAPLDAAVDLSAVMAAAEARLGRARATASRPLRRSGEKDGLWRPGASPGPASPEDLPSIERSEEVQARAVRLGSAVHEAMELLLDPERVPPSSAEDAVAATLPALDPAGVAEAVSLVERLLAHPVVARARASRRRFVELPVLFRDDALEGSPLVEGKIDLLFEEDDGWVVVDWKTDRVSTAAARAEREALYTPQLASYARALTAVLGPGTIVKEMVLAFARG
- a CDS encoding UbiX family flavin prenyltransferase codes for the protein MAANIPRRVVVGVSGASGIPYAKDVLETLRRTPDVEVHLVATEGARRVAADELGIPFDELASLADVVHPNKDIGAAIASGSFRTTGMVVVPCSATTLSKVAYGVCDNLLTRAAYVHLKERRPLVLVPREAPLPLPTLEAMVKAAQAGATILPACPGFYTRPKTIDDLLGFVTQRILDLLGIEAARAPRWKEG
- a CDS encoding SpoIIE family protein phosphatase, giving the protein MDSAASGGVRSGRGMTGEARNRLLVRIAHELDGTLNLDDVLGRLLDTLRSAVGYDAAGIFVLNREEVFPGYGLSWRTIAATVRRGFDGPLPDIDRLLALGQGLVGHALQTGEAAVAPDVRLDPRYVMGRPATRSELAVPVYAGGRLVGAMNLESDETGAYGDEDAETLRLFADAAAIAVEKAILYRLFVQKERLEEQLRLALETRELSGAAAWPGITGWDAAGFSRPRYEIGGDYYDHIPLADGKLGLVVADVSGKGSLAAMTLTTFRAILRTQVEGEPEPVRTAAAANRLLRERVGPTEYVTAVYGVLDAASGLLDYANCGHTSPLLVRADGRYSKLTTGGPPLGLLAGARYLAGEVTVEPGDLLVLFTDGVVEAEAPGGNEFGVDRLAEVVCASRHLPSGRLIEEVVRATAEFCGSAEYADDFTVLVLKRLGQG
- a CDS encoding sigma-54-dependent Fis family transcriptional regulator — encoded protein: MAQRILICDDEGDIRESLREILLDEGYDVTAVSAGPNAVAEAPDHDALLLDIKMPGQDGLETLAQIRKRGLTTPVVMISGHGDVRTAMEAIRAGANDFLEKPLATEHVLNALRRVLDASRLTRENLELRSRLGLTRLVGDAPAVKKLLSDVARAAPTPATILIVGPSGTGKELVARSIHEGSAVRNGPFIQVNCAAIPETLIESELFGHEKGSFTGAERKQVGKFVEADGGSIFLDEIGDMSLSAQAKVLRVLQEGEVEPVGSPRVVRVKVRVIAATNRDLTEMIRQGKFREDLFYRLNVIPLKTPALGEHPEDVPALVLHFAELFARTNNYRPKRFTDDALMALAARPWPGNVRELKNHVERLMIMTDGDVVDSVDVEVPGEVRPEGPVVVRGGRVVREGEPEAMAEAASEAPASTGAGAAAPDEVWLRLLGVKTLQDFQDEAEKLYIVAKLAENGGNVTRTAEAVETPRSNLYKKMDRYGLKKREEATA